In the Microtus pennsylvanicus isolate mMicPen1 chromosome 6, mMicPen1.hap1, whole genome shotgun sequence genome, one interval contains:
- the Cartpt gene encoding cocaine- and amphetamine-regulated transcript protein isoform X2, whose translation MESSRLRLLPLLGAALLLLLPLLGVRAQEDAELQPRALDIYSAVDDASHEKELIEALQEVLKKLKSKRIPIYEKKYGQVPMCDAGEQCAVRKGARIGKLCDCPRGTSCNSFLLKCL comes from the exons ATGGAGAGCTCCCGCCTGCGGCTGCTGCCCCTCCTGGGCGCCGCCCTGCTGCTACTGCTACCTTTGCTGGGTGTCCGTGCCCAGGAGGATGCCGAGCTGCAGCCCCGAGCCCTGGACATCTACTCTGCCGTGGACGATGCGTCCCATGAAAAGGAGCTG ATTGAAGCGCTGCAGGAAGTCCTGAAGAAGCTCAAGAGTAAACGCATTCCGATCTATGAGAAGAAGTACGGCCAAGTCCCCATG TGTGACGCCGGAGAGCAGTGCGCAGTGCGGAAAGGGGCCAGGATCGGAAAGCTGTGTGACTGTCCCCGAGGAACTTCCTGCAACTCCTTCCTCTTGAAGTGCTTATGA
- the Cartpt gene encoding cocaine- and amphetamine-regulated transcript protein isoform X1 — MESSRLRLLPLLGAALLLLLPLLGVRAQEDAELQPRALDIYSAVDDASHEKELPRRQLRAPGAVLQIEALQEVLKKLKSKRIPIYEKKYGQVPMCDAGEQCAVRKGARIGKLCDCPRGTSCNSFLLKCL, encoded by the exons ATGGAGAGCTCCCGCCTGCGGCTGCTGCCCCTCCTGGGCGCCGCCCTGCTGCTACTGCTACCTTTGCTGGGTGTCCGTGCCCAGGAGGATGCCGAGCTGCAGCCCCGAGCCCTGGACATCTACTCTGCCGTGGACGATGCGTCCCATGAAAAGGAGCTG CCAAGGCGGCAACTTCGGGCTCCCGGCGCTGTGTTGCAGATTGAAGCGCTGCAGGAAGTCCTGAAGAAGCTCAAGAGTAAACGCATTCCGATCTATGAGAAGAAGTACGGCCAAGTCCCCATG TGTGACGCCGGAGAGCAGTGCGCAGTGCGGAAAGGGGCCAGGATCGGAAAGCTGTGTGACTGTCCCCGAGGAACTTCCTGCAACTCCTTCCTCTTGAAGTGCTTATGA